The proteins below come from a single Gavia stellata isolate bGavSte3 chromosome 8, bGavSte3.hap2, whole genome shotgun sequence genomic window:
- the NXPH2 gene encoding neurexophilin-2: MVHLQPLPLVVVQGVLQLVFCDANQVVQATDVLDWEDKDAAETLVDNVVHSRIINPLRLFVKPSPVLKHGQVSYSDSIENFWDWLSNITEVQESLTRTKRRPIVKTGKFKKMFGWGDFHSNIKTVKLNLLITGKIVDHGNGTFSVYFRHNSTGLGNVSVSLVPPSKVVEFESSPQSTLETKESKSFNCRIEYEKTDRAKKTALCNFDPSKICYQEQTQSHVSWLCSKPFKVICIYIAFYSVDYKLVQKVCPDYNYHSETPYLSSG; this comes from the coding sequence GTATTTTGTGACGCTAACCAAGTCGTACAAGCCACAGACGTGCTGGACTGGGAAGACAAGGATGCTGCAGAGACATTGGTCGACAACGTAGTCCATTCCAGGATCATCAATCCTTTGCGCCTGTTTGTTAAGCCATCTCCAGTACTGAAACACGGCCAGGTGTCCTACTCAGACAGCATAGAAAACTTTTGGGATTGGTTGTCCAACATCACGGAGGTTCAGGAATCTCTCACACGAACTAAACGCAGACCTATAGTAAAAACTGGGAAATTCAAGAAAATGTTTGGATGGGGCGACTTCCACTCTAACATCAAAACTGTTAAGCTGAACCTCCTGATCACAGGGAAAATCGTCGATCACGGCAATGGGACCTTCAGTGTTTATTTTCGACATAACTCCACAGGTCTGGGAAACGTTTCTGTAAGCCTGGTGCCACCTTCCAAGGTGGTTGAGTTTGAATCATCTCCACAGTCAACACTGGAGACCAAGGAATCCAAGTCTTTCAATTGCCGAATTGAGTATGAAAAAACAGACCGCGCTAAAAAAACTGCCTTGTGCAATTTTGACCCTTCAAAGATCTGCTATCAAGAGCAGACTCAAAGCCATGTCTCCTGGTTGTGTTCCAAACCATTTAAAGTTATCTGCATTTACATTGCTTTTTACAGCGTAGATTACAAACTGGTGCAGAAGGTCTGTCCTGATTATAATTACCATAGTGAGACTCCGTACTTGTCCTCTGGCTGA